Sequence from the Helianthus annuus cultivar XRQ/B chromosome 13, HanXRQr2.0-SUNRISE, whole genome shotgun sequence genome:
TTATAGAATAAATCACATAAGTCACGGTTATATTTTAAGTGTTTCAAAATTATACTCTTATACAATTAATAATTTGAGTTATGCCTCATTTATttactcatttatttatttattggtaTACATATGCTATTATTTTGATTGTCATGTAAACTTGTCATCTATATTGGTATATGTGCACTTTGAAATTTATATGTACATTATATCATAGTCTTGATATCTTTTTTCTGATATGAATCAATAAGTTAATATATGTGCATTATATTATAGTCTTAACATCTTTTTTACTGATATTAATCAATCAGTTACTTTTTCATTTCCAATTGTCATCCATAATATCCTGTTCATTTTGTATTTAATAACaattagaataataataataaataataattataattgtaTTGTTCGATGTGcatttaaataatatatttcttttattattttattaataaattacTAAATAATTTTATTGTGATGTGcatttaaataatatatttcttttattattttattacatAAGACCTTATCCGAGTCCatacaaaaacaaacattttgTTAATCCAAATCCTAACATATTCATGTATGATCAAATTGCAAATACAGAACCGCAGGTTCTGGGTTAGGATCGTTCTGGGTGCAGATTAAAAGCCCAAATTGTGAATCTCAACTGAAACTGGAAGAAAGGATGAGTGGGTATTCTAAAATTTATAGGTATTTAATAATAGTTGCAACAATTTCTTACCAAATATAATTTCAAGGAAATTCGTTAATCTGACCTTGGATACATATGCAGATTAAAAGAGGAAGATTTAATTCAAAAACTCTGTTGAAAAACAATTTGCAccgtaaaacaacaaacaaacttcAAATTTGAAAATTGACTTTtgaattcaaaaacttcaaatgCCTTTTGTTTATCACCCTCAAAAAAACAAACTTCAAATTTGACTTTTGAATTCAATACTTTTTGTGAGAAAAGAAATTTGCAAACAAATGCTTTCCaaagtttaatcaagtttagGCAAATTCAACTCTTTTATAAAACTCCAAGAATTCAGATTAATTCTTAAAAACACAAATTACGTTTAAGTGATTGGAACCATGATCACCATCCTGGAATCTTTCTGGTTTGGTGCGGAAAGTTAACGGATATCGGAACTGGATCACTTTTAAACAGAATTTAAAAGTAACAACAAACATTGTTACGACATGCAATTTAAGTGCTAGAATCGGAATTCTTATCCTACCCTGATTGCAATATAAGGCAGAGCTATCAATCTCATTGTTATATTCAAAGTGAGAATTGAAAAGACAAAGGTTTCAGAAGCCTTTTTTATGAAAAACCCAAAACTCTCTCGTCCACTATTTCTCTTAACCGAGACACCCAACCCTGCACCTCCTCCATACCCGCCACCGTAAGATGATGAAGAGAAGAAGATTGGTATTCGGTAAGCGATGGTAGACGACGCGGCGATCCCTGGTCAATATCAGTGGTTTTCTTTTTTCTATTCATCCATGGAATCCTAAACCTTTGTCATTCCACATCGCCGGCATAACAAAATTCAGACCCGTTTTCTATTTCGAAAGCCAAAAGAATCTTCTATCCATGTCACAACTCACAACCAGACTATGACCACATTCTATTTCTTCCATTTGGGTGTCATCATCTTCTGGGGAATTTCTTGTTCTTATGGGTTTTTCTGGTTTATATTTTGGTATAAATGTATGGATGTATTCGGCAAATTACAGTGGTGGCGGAGACAATTATATAACATGTGAAACGTAGGCAGACGATCGGGAAACGGTGGGTGAAGGAGACGTTCAATTGGTTTGGACAGTATGAAAAGTTTTGTAGGTTTAATGTTTTAGAGTCGTGTCGGTTTGAATGGAAAACGGAATCAATGTTAGGCAattgtattattatataatatataataaaaaggTGTGAGTTAATGAATTAAAGGGTGTGACTTTTAAATAAATGAGACATAAAACCAAGTTActaattgtataagggtataataTGTTACAGGTCCGTGTatcacacgggttgaataaagctTTCTTACTCGTATATTCGTAAAATCGTATAGATTGAACATCACTGTTCCATGCCTCTCCACTCCCTATAGTGTAAAGAGTGCCTCAACATGTGATATgttcagtggcggacccaggattttatttcaatggggtccattttcgggtcggtccttGTTCGGGTCAagttaaagtgaggtttgaactagatttttttttaaaaataagaaaaatgggcttatcaaggattgaacccatgacctcttggtggaaaagagggagatttaccactacaccagctttctttttatttctatggtgtccacctaattgtatttatggggtccatatacaatttaatataccgaatctactattttttttaaaaagattggggtccggggactccggtggcaccaatgtgggtccgcccctggatATGTTACACCAATCAACCCCGGTCAATGGTCAAACTAAGGAATTCTTTTAAGACCAACCACGTTATCATCATAGGAAAAACCAAATTTGTTTGCTTATTCAATTATGCACGCCTTGGATTCCCTAAATGCAGGTTATTATTTTAAGCAAACCCTTGAATATTATAACATTTACGTCCTGTTTTTTAATATGTAAAGTTCCCAATGAATatcattaaaaatatatatttctgtACTGTGCAAATATTTTATTAGGATCTGACCACTTTTCtattaaaaaaacaagttttaaacataGATACATACTAATACTCATGTATGTACCACATCCATGCATGCATCTATGTGGTAAAACTGCCGGGTCAGTTAAAAGTTTGGGGTCAAATTTGTTTCTGGTTAAAAcgggtttttttaataaaatgttaATTTGGTTCAGATTAAAGCTAGATGGATTATGAACAAAATGGGCTCGCCTTTGTTGTCAAAACACTAAAGCGAATCTTATTAAGAAGATTTTAACATTTTTCATAATAGTGAATTTCCAGGATTGTTCTTTATCTTTATATCCATTTTCAGACGCTGTCCTTTATTTCAAAATTGATGacttttgtcctttatgtttttatatcattcacgttttgtcctttaggcctaacccaattagttttttcagttaaatttggttatgtgctttgcacatgagggcatttttgtcaattcaaaggtcgcagaagctttgagctgtaaatctgccgttgaacttacctttgaattgacaaaaaaatgccctcatgtgcaaagcaaatgaccaaatttaactgaaaatttaACTGGATTTAGCCTAAAgaacaaaacgtgtatgatatgaaattTACTCGTTTTCATAATAAAGAAAACAAATGTGGTTCAGTGGTTGAATCCAGGATCCATAAATATTTGATTGTTTCATCTGGGAACACATGTGACTACCTACTCCCTCTCGAGTAAATAAACAAGTGGTTTTTTTTAATAACTACCAGCCAGAAGATGCACaataagattaaaaaaaaaaaaaaaagtttgaccAAAAAAATTGCAGAATTCACTATTAACAACAGTTTCAAAAGTTGTTTGATCTGTGCACTCATCAATTCATTCAGATCcctatcacacacacacacagctCCCATTTCACTTGTTCACTGTTAACCATGGCTGAAACTCTTGCAAATGAACTCCTCAAAGTTCTTGTTAAGAAGATGACCGATGAAGCCTTCAAGCGTGTTGCTCGTGCTCATGGCATTTACAACGAGCTCAAGGAGTTGAAGAAGACACTCTCCAGAATCCAAGATCTACTTCAAGATGCCTCGCAGAAGGAGGTTACCCATAAATCTGTCAAAGAATGGCTGAATGCTCTCCAACATTTGGCTTACGATATCGACGACGTACTCGACGACGTGGCGACTGAAGCTATGCATCGTGAGCTCACCCTGCAGGAACCTGCAGCATCCACCAGCATGGTAAGAAAGCTCATCCCATCATGCTGCACAAATTTCTCACTAACTCATAGGTTGTCTCCCAAGTTAGATAGGATTAACAGAGAGTTAGAAAATCTAGAAAAACGAAAAACGGATCTAGGTTTGCTTAAGATTGATGAGAAGCCAAGAAATACTAGTAGAAGAAGCGAAACCTCTTTGCCAGAACGCGATGTTGTCGGAAGAGAAGTTGAGAAAGAGCAATTGCTTAAAAAGTTGTTGGGGGATGATGATGGGTCATCTCAGGATAACTTTAGCGTCTTACCTATAGTTGGTATGGGTGGGGTTGGAAAAACCACTCTCGCTAGACTTTTGTATAATGATACAAAGGTGCAGGAACACTTTGAACCCAAGGCATGGGTTTGTGTTTCACATGATTTTGATATTTTCAAGATAACTGATGCTATCCTTCAAGATGTGACTaaagaaaacaagaaatttgaagaTCTAAATCAGCTTCAAAAGGCTCTCACTGAGCAATTTAAGGACAAACGATTTCTACTAGTAGTTGATGATGTGTGGAGTGAAAAGTATGGGGATTGGGAAAACCTAGTGCGCCAATTTCTATCATGTGCTCCTGGAAGTAGGATAATCATGACAACTCGTAAGAATCAATTGCTCAAACAGATAGGTTTGCATAATGTAGACCGTCTCGAGAGTTTGTCGAATGAAGATGCATTGCGTTTATTTGCAATACATGCATTGGGGGTAGATAACTTCGACTCACACATGACACTTAAACCGCAAGGTGAAGGTATTGTGAAAAAGTGTGGTTGTTTGCCTTTGGCTTTAAAGGCGATTGGAAGGCTTTTAAGGACGAAAACAGATAGAGAAGACTGGGATGAGGTGTTGAATAGCGAGATATGGGATGTAGAAATTGGTAATGCCACTGAAAATGGTAAAGATGTGGAAAATAGTGATAAGATTGTTCCGGCACTTAGGATAAGCTACCATGAACTTTCTGCAGATTTGAAGCAATTGTTTGCATACTGTTCTTTGTTCCCCAAAGACTTTTTGTTTGACAAGGAGGAGTTGGTATCGTTGTGGATGGCAGAAGGGTTTTTGAACTTATCCAAGTCACCAGAACGCTTGGGCCGTGaatattttgaaattttattatCAAGGTCATTTTTCCAACATGCACCTAATGATGAATCATTGTTTATCATGCATGATCTGATGAATGACTTGGCCACTTTTGTTGCCGGAGATTTTTTTCTAAGGTTTGACAATCATACAAAGACAAAGACAGAAGCTTTGGCAAAGTATCGCCATATGTCATTTACTCACGAGGAGTATGTAGGTTACCAAAAGTTTGAGGCATTCAAAGGAGCCAAAAGCTTGAGAACATTTTTAGCAGTATCTCTCGGTGTGGATAAAGATTGGGGCTATTGTTACTTATCCTCTAAGATTTTGGATGACTTACTTCCAGAGTTAACATTGTTAAGGGTCCTTTCTTTGAGTCGTTTTCAGATAAGTGAGGTACCGGATTCCATTGGTAGTTTGAAGCACTTGCGGTATCTTAATTTATCTAGAACTAATATAAAAGAGTTACCGGAGAATGTTGGAAACCTTTATAATCTACAGACATTGATTGTTTTTGAGTGTATGTGGTTAACTAAGCTGCCTAAAAGCTTCTTAAATCTTAAAAGGTTACGACATTTGGACATAAGACATACTCCGTTGGAGAAGCTGCCATTGGGGATTGGTGAGTTGGGAAGCCTTCAGACTCTCCCCAAGATCATCATTGAAGGAGATGATGGCTTTGCAATAAATGAGCTCAAGGGATTAACAAATCTCCACAGGGAAGTTTCAATTGAGGGATTGCACAAAGTCCAAAGCGCAAAGCACGCACGGGAGGCGAACTTATCTCTAAAAAAGATTACTGGATTAGAGCTGCAATGGGTGGATGTGTTTGATGGCTCACGAATGGATACACTTGAAGAGGAAGTTCTCAATGAGTTGAAACCTAATAGTGATACATTGAAAATGCTTTCAGTCATGTCATATGGGGGAACACAAATTTCAAAATGGGTTGGTGATCGCTCTTTTCATGAGTTGGTTAATGTGTCAATACTTGGTTGTAAAAAATGCACATCTCTACCCCCATTTGGGTTGCTCCCTTCACTTAAGAGGTTGCAGATTCATGGCATGGATGAGGTTAAAATCATAGGTTTGGAGTTAACCGGAAATGATGTTAACGCCTTCCGTTCACTTGAAGTTCTAAGATTTGAAAATATGTCTGGATGGGAGGGGTGGTCAACTATAAAAGAGGGTTCAGCAGCAGTGTTTACGTGCCTTAAAGAGCTTTATGTAACGAAATGTCCAAAATTGATTCATGTCTCACTTCAAGCACTGCCTTCACTCAAGGTTCTTGAAATTGACAGATGTGGTGATGGTGTGTTGAGAAGTCTGGTTCAGGTAGCTTCTTCAGTCACTAAGTTGAAAATAAGTTATGTATCAGGGCTTACATATGAGGTGTGGAGAGGAGTTATAGGGTATCTTAGGGAAGTTGAAGATTTAAGTATCTGGGGATGTGATGAAATAAAATACTTGTGGGAATCAGAAACAGAGGCAAGTGAGCTTCTTGTGAGATTAAAGGAATTGAGGTTATGGGACTGTTCAGGTTTGGTAAGTTTAGAGGAGGATGACAATTTTGGGAGCAGCACCCTGTTTTCTCTTAGAAGTTTGCATGTATACTCTTCTAGTTGCATAAAGCGTTTATGCTGTCCAAATAGCATTGAGAGTTTGGAAATTCTTGATTGTTCAGTTATTACAGATGTCTACCTCCCAAAAGAAGGAGGGAATAAGATCAAATCACTTCGTATAAGAaattgtgataaacttgaggGAAAAATCAACAACACAAGCATGCCAATGCTTGAAACCCTACTTATTTATAAATGGGAAAATCTAAGATCAATCAGTGAATTGAGTAACTCCACTTACCTCACCAGCCTGGAGATAATAGAATGCCCACATATCGTGTCACTTCCAGAGCTTCAGCTATCAAACCTCACCAGTTTGGAAATTGGTGAATGTGAAAATCTTGAGTCATTACCCGAGCTATCAAACCTCACCAGTTTGGAAATTGGTACATGTGAAAATCTTGAGTCATTACCCGAGCTATCAAACCTCACCTTTTTGTCAATTAGTGATTGTAAACGTCTGGTGTCATTACCTGAGCTAAAGAATCTCGCCTTGTTAAAAGATCTGAAAATCAGAAGGTGTCCAGGTATTGCTGTTTCCATTCATGGTGGGCGTTGGCCTCCCAAATTGTGCTCACTTACACTAGAAGGGTTGAAGAAGCCCATATCAGAGTGGGGGGATCTGAATTTCCCACCTTCCCTTGTTGAGGTTGCGTTATTTGATGAACCCAATGTGAGTGATTTTAGTCGATTGTCCCACCTTTTCCCTTCTTCTCTTACTAAACTGGAAATAGTAAGATTTGATAAACTGGAATCACTATCAACGGGACTCCAACACCTCACATCTCTTCAACATCTTGAAATTTCGAATTGCCCAAAGCTGAACGATTTACCAGAGACGCTGTTGCCTTCCCTTCTGAGTTTGAGTATATATGGTGATTGCCCAAAATTGAAAGAAAGGTGTGAAGGAAGAGGCTCCCACTACTGGCCCCTCATCTCTCATATCCCCGAAATCAACATATAAGACTAATAAAGGTACATGTTTATTAAATACCCTCTGATTTCCATAAGATAAACTGGTATTCTCAGTCTTGTGcgtgtttgttttttgttttggACTAGGAATTTGTTGCTCAGTAcctaaaattaaattttaattaatatcttaacatgtttaatatctCTCAAAGGGTTAAGTGGATGGAAGTGGATGTTTACACAACTGAATATCTATTTTTTTTACAACATTTTGATTGAGATCATGTCTTACTCTGATGTTTTCTTTTCTTAATTCAAATTTATTTCAATTAGACATGCAGTTATTATTTACATCACCTTGACTTTCGGTTTGATAAATTCAAGAATCTGTTCAATCAGAGGGGGCTGACTGGATATCTTGTTTTTTTTCCTAGCCAATTTCATTATCTCTTTTGCAATTTCTTGAATTGAGTTTCTTCAATGATTCATTTTTAGTAATCCCATTAAAACTTGGCCTTTCAGTTTCAATCCATTTGATTTTTTAAAACACATAAATCAAGCATCTTTCTCATTATCTTAGATCAAAAGTTTCAATTTAGTGGGACAATCGAATCGAGTATCTTATATATTATACAACTATGTTTTGCAGGGACCTATAACCATATGAAATTGTAAAGGATGAACATTCACAGTTGACCGAGACATATGAGAGAACAGAGAAAAACCTATGAATGAGAGATTTTGGCAGTGTAATAACAATCACTCTGTCAATGGCATAAGCGTAAGTTCCTTTCAGTCTACAACATAACAACCTGGTTTTGATTATTCGTATTCATGATATAactgttaatgcacttttgggtgataagtgcaaggcttccaacatttagggtctttattgaacaATGTCCAAAGTTTAGAAAGAGTTTATTGTCTAGAAAGAGTTTATTGTCTAGAAAGAGTTTATTGGCTAGAAAGAGTTTATGGCTAGAAAGAGTTTAtggctagaaagagtttattttggaaagagtttattttTAGACAGAGTTTATATAGACTagctttgtctgagttttgtatagattaggcttgtctgagttttgtggcaAAAACTCTGTGTTGGCTTTGTGCTCtatgttttgtccgggctttctatttagtgttgaaagtccgggtttcaccttgtatatatactttaatatggaatagacaaggcaacgatttctgtgtgaatttctgtgccctaatcattGTGCTTTTTGTCTGGCGGccctttgtgtgagtgacgtcattcatcttcatcaagaatactctgtgtattcttgatttctctctcaaatccttgcattcttgtgttcatctatagtggttgatcatcaggtggattccgcacaccttttggttgctttagctgagtgagatcttggattaggagacCTTACAATAACAGAGGATTAATTAATGATAGCAGGTTGGATTCACTATTCAAAGATCATCTTTACAAATTGGTTACCATTCTACATTTATAATGGATTTATAACTGGGATAGAAATGCAACAGGTTCCACATCATCTTTAAtggaaaaaaaaaagttgtttttttaaCATTCTTGTTATATTTAATTTGAAAAGCAACAGGCTTGGCCACTAATGTCAAAGAGTGTTGTTTGACCCTTGAATTTTTGAATTTGCAgttaaaaaaagaagaaaatctatCAAGCTTCTTGAGTTTTTTTAACATTCTTGTTACATTACTAAGATTCAAGATAAGGTTGCAACATAAAttgaaaaaacaacaaaaatgagaAACAAGGTCACAAACATTGTAGAATTTGCAAATGGTGTGAGTGAAGAAAGCCTACAAAAGATGCAGAATCTTCATGCAGATTTCAACGGAACTATCATGCAGTTCCAGTGGTATGCTATCTCAGATATTTAGCAATTTCTCATAACTTACAGGAGAGTCAGAGGCTCATATCGTAGCCTATCGAAAGTTATTTTTGTCTAAAAGTtataaattaattattattaataattagcGTCTCAACAGAAGAAATAATATTTCAATGATAAGCCGATTTTTACGAAAACAATTTCAAAggttttaattttgtttattaCACTTATGGTAACTTTACATCTTATAATACAAATGCAGGGTGATGATGTATCTGTTGGTTATGATGTGAAGAAAGGAGATTACCATCTTATGAGCCCATATGCAATAGGGAGGGTCAAGTTTGATGCACTCGAACCAGAAAGatggtttcatcacattgttgcTTTCATCCACAAAGCTTCTTTAAGTTTTACAGCTTTGCAGGTTAGTAAAAATACAACCCATATTGATCATTCCTTTTTCGTTCAGATCATGTAACTGAACCATTGATTTGTAAAATTTTATGTGGTCTGGTTT
This genomic interval carries:
- the LOC110902249 gene encoding putative disease resistance protein RGA4, which translates into the protein MAETLANELLKVLVKKMTDEAFKRVARAHGIYNELKELKKTLSRIQDLLQDASQKEVTHKSVKEWLNALQHLAYDIDDVLDDVATEAMHRELTLQEPAASTSMVRKLIPSCCTNFSLTHRLSPKLDRINRELENLEKRKTDLGLLKIDEKPRNTSRRSETSLPERDVVGREVEKEQLLKKLLGDDDGSSQDNFSVLPIVGMGGVGKTTLARLLYNDTKVQEHFEPKAWVCVSHDFDIFKITDAILQDVTKENKKFEDLNQLQKALTEQFKDKRFLLVVDDVWSEKYGDWENLVRQFLSCAPGSRIIMTTRKNQLLKQIGLHNVDRLESLSNEDALRLFAIHALGVDNFDSHMTLKPQGEGIVKKCGCLPLALKAIGRLLRTKTDREDWDEVLNSEIWDVEIGNATENGKDVENSDKIVPALRISYHELSADLKQLFAYCSLFPKDFLFDKEELVSLWMAEGFLNLSKSPERLGREYFEILLSRSFFQHAPNDESLFIMHDLMNDLATFVAGDFFLRFDNHTKTKTEALAKYRHMSFTHEEYVGYQKFEAFKGAKSLRTFLAVSLGVDKDWGYCYLSSKILDDLLPELTLLRVLSLSRFQISEVPDSIGSLKHLRYLNLSRTNIKELPENVGNLYNLQTLIVFECMWLTKLPKSFLNLKRLRHLDIRHTPLEKLPLGIGELGSLQTLPKIIIEGDDGFAINELKGLTNLHREVSIEGLHKVQSAKHAREANLSLKKITGLELQWVDVFDGSRMDTLEEEVLNELKPNSDTLKMLSVMSYGGTQISKWVGDRSFHELVNVSILGCKKCTSLPPFGLLPSLKRLQIHGMDEVKIIGLELTGNDVNAFRSLEVLRFENMSGWEGWSTIKEGSAAVFTCLKELYVTKCPKLIHVSLQALPSLKVLEIDRCGDGVLRSLVQVASSVTKLKISYVSGLTYEVWRGVIGYLREVEDLSIWGCDEIKYLWESETEASELLVRLKELRLWDCSGLVSLEEDDNFGSSTLFSLRSLHVYSSSCIKRLCCPNSIESLEILDCSVITDVYLPKEGGNKIKSLRIRNCDKLEGKINNTSMPMLETLLIYKWENLRSISELSNSTYLTSLEIIECPHIVSLPELQLSNLTSLEIGECENLESLPELSNLTSLEIGTCENLESLPELSNLTFLSISDCKRLVSLPELKNLALLKDLKIRRCPGIAVSIHGGRWPPKLCSLTLEGLKKPISEWGDLNFPPSLVEVALFDEPNVSDFSRLSHLFPSSLTKLEIVRFDKLESLSTGLQHLTSLQHLEISNCPKLNDLPETLLPSLLSLSIYGDCPKLKERCEGRGSHYWPLISHIPEINI